A region of Streptomyces paludis DNA encodes the following proteins:
- a CDS encoding RDD family protein, giving the protein MSFGDPNNPYGQQGQPGQPQPGQPQPGYGYPQQAPQGVPPQGYGYPQQPGQPYGAYPQGQPGYGGGMPELAHWGLRFGGKLIDGLLYVVPYFILVAGASSDGGIGPVLALVGGLAMLGIFIWQVIQEGSTGQTVGKKVVGIRLLRENDGQPIGAGMAFVRGLAHFLDNIACYIGWLWPLWDQKKQTFADKVCSTVVVKSK; this is encoded by the coding sequence ATGAGTTTCGGCGACCCCAACAACCCGTACGGCCAGCAGGGCCAGCCGGGCCAGCCGCAGCCGGGACAGCCCCAGCCCGGTTACGGCTACCCGCAGCAGGCCCCCCAGGGTGTACCGCCGCAGGGTTACGGCTATCCCCAGCAGCCCGGCCAGCCGTACGGCGCCTACCCGCAGGGCCAGCCCGGCTACGGCGGCGGCATGCCGGAACTCGCCCACTGGGGCCTGCGGTTCGGCGGCAAGCTCATCGACGGCCTGCTGTACGTCGTGCCGTACTTCATCCTCGTCGCCGGCGCAAGCTCCGACGGCGGCATCGGCCCGGTCCTCGCCCTGGTCGGCGGGCTCGCCATGCTCGGCATCTTCATCTGGCAGGTGATCCAGGAGGGCTCGACCGGTCAGACGGTCGGCAAGAAGGTCGTGGGCATCCGGCTGCTGCGCGAGAACGACGGCCAGCCGATCGGCGCCGGTATGGCGTTCGTCCGCGGGCTCGCCCACTTCCTGGACAACATCGCCTGCTACATCGGCTGGCTGTGGCCGCTGTGGGACCAGAAGAAGCAGACGTTCGCGGACAAGGTCTGCTCGACGGTGGTCGTCAAGTCCAAGTGA
- a CDS encoding bifunctional methylenetetrahydrofolate dehydrogenase/methenyltetrahydrofolate cyclohydrolase, whose product MSAQILDGKATAAAIKSDLTVRVAALKERGITPGLGTLLVGDDPGSRWYVNGKHRDCAQVGIASIQRELPDTASQEEIEAVVAELNANPECTGYIVQLPLPKGIDTNRVLELMDPAKDADGLHPMSLGRLVLGVEGPLPCTPFGIIQLLRHHGVEIKGAHVVVVGRGITVGRSIPLLLTRRTENATVTQCHTGTRDLPALLKQADIIVAAAGVPHIINPEDVKEGAVVLDVGVSRDADGKIVGDVHPGVAEVASWISPNPGGVGPMTRAQLLVNVVEAAERTVDADADAG is encoded by the coding sequence ATGAGCGCCCAGATTCTCGATGGCAAGGCCACCGCAGCCGCGATCAAGTCCGATCTCACCGTCCGCGTGGCGGCCCTCAAGGAGCGGGGGATAACGCCGGGCCTGGGGACCCTGCTGGTCGGCGACGACCCGGGCAGCCGCTGGTACGTGAACGGCAAGCACCGCGACTGCGCCCAGGTCGGCATCGCCTCGATCCAGCGGGAGCTGCCGGACACGGCCTCCCAGGAGGAGATCGAGGCGGTCGTGGCGGAGCTGAACGCCAACCCCGAGTGCACGGGCTACATCGTGCAGCTCCCGCTGCCCAAGGGCATCGACACCAACCGGGTGCTGGAGCTGATGGACCCGGCCAAGGACGCCGACGGACTGCACCCGATGAGCCTCGGCCGGCTGGTGCTGGGCGTGGAGGGCCCGCTGCCCTGCACCCCGTTCGGCATCATCCAGCTGCTGCGTCACCACGGTGTCGAGATCAAGGGCGCGCATGTGGTGGTCGTGGGCCGCGGGATCACCGTCGGCCGGTCCATCCCGCTGCTGCTGACCCGGCGGACCGAGAACGCGACGGTGACGCAGTGCCACACCGGCACCCGTGATCTGCCGGCGCTGCTCAAGCAGGCCGACATCATCGTGGCGGCGGCGGGTGTGCCGCACATCATCAACCCCGAGGACGTCAAGGAGGGCGCCGTCGTGCTCGACGTCGGGGTCAGCCGTGACGCGGACGGCAAGATCGTCGGCGATGTCCACCCGGGCGTGGCGGAGGTGGCCTCCTGGATCTCGCCGAACCCGGGCGGTGTCGGCCCGATGACCCGCGCCCAGCTGCTGGTCAATGTCGTCGAGGCGGCCGAACGCACCGTCGACGCGGACGCGGACGCGGGCTGA
- a CDS encoding DUF3017 domain-containing protein: MGAGTSEGGAAGPAEQPREPAEDPVRNDGSGGSAGAPAETDKTAEAAEAAGTDEAAGATEANEGAGATPVPVSEPVPVSVPARADTGQGQGAGSGAGSGDDPGSRFSLTQDTARPEGGGRAAPRDAAAPVRQWPLLAVLGTTGLGLLIVGLHPFAEAVRIGTILIGVALIGGAVLRRVLPSVGMLAVRSRFTDMLTYGLLGVTIVLLSLMTQPKPWLEIPFLEDIVHSTVP; this comes from the coding sequence ATGGGTGCTGGTACGAGTGAGGGCGGCGCGGCCGGGCCCGCCGAGCAGCCGCGTGAGCCCGCCGAGGACCCGGTGCGGAACGACGGGAGCGGTGGCTCCGCGGGGGCTCCCGCGGAGACCGACAAGACGGCCGAGGCGGCCGAGGCTGCTGGGACCGATGAGGCGGCCGGGGCCACTGAGGCCAACGAGGGCGCGGGGGCGACGCCCGTACCCGTATCCGAGCCCGTACCCGTATCCGTGCCCGCGCGCGCCGATACGGGCCAGGGCCAGGGCGCGGGATCGGGCGCCGGCTCGGGCGACGACCCCGGCAGCCGGTTCTCGCTCACCCAGGACACGGCGCGCCCCGAGGGCGGCGGCCGGGCCGCCCCCCGCGACGCCGCCGCGCCGGTCCGGCAGTGGCCGCTGCTCGCCGTGCTCGGCACGACCGGGCTCGGGCTGCTGATCGTCGGTCTGCACCCCTTCGCCGAGGCCGTCCGGATCGGCACGATCCTCATCGGCGTCGCCCTGATCGGCGGCGCGGTCCTGCGCCGCGTCCTGCCGTCCGTCGGGATGCTCGCGGTCCGGTCCCGCTTCACCGACATGCTGACGTACGGCCTGCTCGGCGTCACGATCGTGCTGCTGTCCCTGATGACCCAGCCGAAGCCGTGGCTGGAGATCCCGTTCCTGGAGGACATCGTCCACTCGACCGTGCCTTAG
- a CDS encoding XRE family transcriptional regulator produces the protein MPRWKALPEELDPEVSEFTLQLRALVDRSGLSIAAVGDRTGYSKTSWERYLNGRLLAPKGAIVALAEVTGTHQQHLITMWELAERAWSRSEMRHDMTMEAIRISQARQALGEFSPGAAGSVSGPGGGPGGRGGPGGVGGPGGPGGPKPGAGGRGGRPPAAAGATIDFGAGARGGRPGAGPGSGAVPQQRGPGGPRPSAPGQAQGPGLYPGQSYGGYGPAAGAPGAYPGPARPGGPAGGPGGPGGPGGSGGPGGPAAPGRGRRRALIFGAAVVGALVVAGGALLTLNLGGDGDTGKPVAQSPSPSPVTSKPVLPDGVKCSGDDCTGEDPEEMGCGGQYAETVSSATVGTTLVEVRYSKTCGAAWARITQAAIGDEVRISSLRATGEEQTGVVETTTDAYTPMAAVPDADSAKACATLVSGTKGCTTAE, from the coding sequence ATGCCTCGTTGGAAGGCGCTTCCGGAGGAGCTGGACCCGGAAGTCAGCGAATTCACGCTTCAGTTGCGCGCGCTGGTCGACCGCAGTGGTCTGAGCATCGCCGCGGTGGGCGACCGGACCGGTTACAGCAAGACGTCGTGGGAGCGGTATCTCAACGGCCGGCTGCTCGCGCCCAAGGGCGCGATCGTCGCGCTGGCCGAGGTCACCGGCACGCATCAGCAGCATCTGATCACGATGTGGGAGCTGGCGGAGCGGGCCTGGAGCCGCTCCGAGATGCGGCACGACATGACGATGGAAGCGATACGGATCTCCCAGGCGCGGCAGGCGCTCGGCGAGTTCAGCCCGGGAGCGGCCGGCAGCGTGAGCGGCCCCGGCGGCGGTCCCGGGGGGCGCGGGGGTCCGGGCGGCGTCGGCGGTCCCGGCGGTCCCGGTGGGCCCAAGCCCGGTGCCGGTGGCCGTGGTGGACGCCCGCCGGCGGCGGCAGGCGCGACCATCGACTTCGGCGCCGGCGCGCGCGGCGGCAGGCCCGGCGCGGGACCCGGCTCGGGCGCCGTACCGCAGCAGCGGGGGCCCGGGGGCCCCAGACCGTCCGCGCCCGGCCAGGCGCAGGGGCCGGGGCTGTACCCCGGTCAGAGTTACGGCGGGTACGGACCGGCCGCCGGTGCCCCCGGCGCGTACCCCGGCCCGGCCCGGCCGGGAGGCCCGGCAGGCGGCCCGGGTGGCCCGGGCGGTCCTGGTGGCTCCGGTGGCCCCGGCGGACCGGCCGCACCCGGGCGTGGCCGGCGTCGCGCGCTGATCTTCGGCGCGGCGGTCGTCGGCGCGCTGGTGGTCGCGGGCGGCGCGCTGCTGACGCTGAACCTCGGCGGTGACGGCGACACCGGCAAGCCCGTCGCCCAGTCCCCGTCCCCCTCCCCGGTCACCAGCAAGCCCGTCCTGCCCGACGGGGTGAAGTGCTCCGGCGACGACTGCACGGGCGAGGACCCGGAGGAGATGGGCTGCGGCGGCCAGTACGCCGAGACCGTCTCCAGCGCCACGGTCGGTACGACGCTGGTCGAGGTCCGCTACAGCAAGACCTGCGGCGCCGCCTGGGCGAGGATCACGCAGGCGGCGATCGGCGACGAGGTACGGATCAGCTCGCTCCGGGCCACCGGCGAGGAGCAGACCGGCGTGGTGGAGACGACCACGGACGCGTACACGCCCATGGCCGCCGTTCCGGACGCCGACAGCGCGAAGGCGTGCGCGACGCTCGTGAGCGGTACGAAGGGGTGCACGACGGCGGAGTGA
- a CDS encoding malate dehydrogenase, translated as MTRTPVNVTVTGAAGQIGYALLFRIASGHLLGADVPVKLRLLEIPQGLKAAAGTAMELDDCAFPLLSGIEITDDPNVAFDGANVALLVGARPRTKGMERGDLLAANGGIFKPQGKAINDHAADDIKVLVVGNPANTNALIARSAAPDVPAERFTAMTRLDHNRAISQLAAKTGSAVSDIKRLTIWGNHSATQYPDIFHAEIAGKNAAETVNDEVWLADTFIPTVAKRGAAIIEARGASSAASAANAAIDHVHTWVNGTAAGDWTSMGIPSDGSYGVPEGLISSFPVTTKDGAYEIVQGLEINDFSRARIDASVKELAEERDAVRELGLI; from the coding sequence ATGACCCGCACTCCCGTGAATGTCACCGTCACCGGCGCGGCCGGCCAGATCGGCTACGCGCTGCTCTTCCGCATCGCCTCGGGCCACCTGCTCGGCGCGGATGTGCCGGTCAAGCTGCGTCTCCTTGAGATCCCGCAGGGCCTCAAGGCCGCCGCGGGCACCGCGATGGAACTGGACGACTGCGCGTTCCCGCTGCTCAGCGGCATCGAGATCACCGATGACCCGAACGTCGCCTTCGACGGCGCGAACGTCGCCCTCCTGGTCGGCGCCCGCCCCCGTACGAAGGGCATGGAGCGCGGCGACCTGCTCGCCGCCAACGGCGGCATCTTCAAGCCGCAGGGCAAGGCCATCAACGACCACGCCGCCGACGACATCAAGGTCCTCGTCGTGGGCAACCCGGCCAACACCAACGCGCTGATCGCCCGGTCCGCTGCCCCCGACGTACCGGCCGAGCGCTTCACCGCGATGACGCGCCTCGACCACAACCGCGCCATCTCGCAGCTCGCCGCCAAGACCGGCTCCGCCGTCTCCGACATCAAGCGGCTGACGATCTGGGGCAACCACTCCGCCACCCAGTACCCGGACATCTTCCACGCGGAGATCGCCGGCAAGAACGCCGCCGAGACCGTCAACGACGAGGTGTGGCTCGCCGACACCTTCATCCCGACCGTCGCCAAGCGCGGCGCGGCGATCATCGAGGCCCGTGGCGCCTCCTCGGCCGCCTCCGCCGCCAACGCGGCCATCGACCACGTCCACACGTGGGTCAACGGCACCGCCGCGGGCGACTGGACCTCGATGGGTATCCCGTCGGACGGTTCGTACGGGGTGCCGGAGGGCCTGATCTCCTCCTTCCCCGTCACCACCAAGGACGGCGCGTACGAGATCGTCCAGGGCCTGGAGATCAACGACTTCTCGCGCGCCCGGATCGACGCCTCCGTCAAGGAGCTGGCCGAGGAGCGCGACGCGGTGCGCGAGCTGGGCCTGATCTGA
- a CDS encoding aldehyde dehydrogenase family protein translates to MSAQQTIHVDGKWREAASGATRDILDPADATVLAVVSEGGAEDADAAVAAARRAFDEGPWPRTPVAERAALLRRTAELLVRNREKIALLESRDAGKTLEEGRVDVDCVADAFRYFADLVMNESGGRVVDAGSATVHSVVVHEPVGVCALITPWNYPLLQASWKIAPALAAGNTFVIKPSEITPLSTVDLIDLLAEAGLPPGVANLVTGAGDPVGARLSAHPDVDLVSFTGGLSSGTKVMQAAAPGVKKVALELGGKNPNVVFADACATDESFDTAVDQALNAAFIHSGQVCSAGSRLIVEESVRERFVAELARRAGRIRLGRGTEPGVECGPLVSDRQLARTEEYVASALAEGAVLRAGGLRPDPSDIRPAAGYFYRPTVLDQCHREMRVVREEIFGPVLTVETFRTEDEAVALANDTEYGLAGAVWSADPGRARRVAGRLRHGTVWINDFHPYLPQAEWGGFGKSGVGRELGPAGLAEYREAKHIYQNLEPRPVRWFAG, encoded by the coding sequence GTGTCGGCACAACAGACGATTCATGTGGACGGAAAGTGGCGTGAAGCCGCGTCCGGAGCCACGCGTGACATCCTCGACCCCGCCGACGCGACGGTCCTCGCCGTCGTGTCCGAGGGCGGGGCCGAGGACGCCGACGCGGCCGTCGCCGCCGCGCGCAGGGCGTTCGACGAGGGCCCCTGGCCCCGTACCCCCGTGGCCGAACGGGCGGCGCTGCTGCGCCGGACCGCCGAGCTGCTCGTCCGCAACCGCGAGAAGATCGCGCTGCTGGAGAGCCGGGACGCCGGCAAGACCCTGGAGGAGGGCCGGGTCGACGTCGACTGTGTCGCCGACGCCTTCCGGTACTTCGCGGACCTCGTGATGAACGAGAGCGGCGGCCGGGTCGTCGACGCCGGTTCCGCCACCGTCCACAGCGTGGTCGTGCATGAACCCGTCGGGGTCTGCGCGCTCATCACCCCGTGGAACTACCCGCTGCTCCAGGCCAGTTGGAAGATCGCCCCGGCCCTCGCCGCGGGCAACACCTTTGTGATCAAGCCGAGCGAGATCACCCCGCTCTCCACCGTCGACCTCATCGACCTGCTCGCCGAGGCCGGTCTGCCGCCCGGCGTCGCCAACCTCGTGACCGGCGCCGGCGACCCGGTCGGTGCCCGGCTGTCCGCCCACCCGGACGTCGACCTCGTCTCGTTCACCGGCGGCCTGAGCAGCGGTACGAAGGTGATGCAGGCCGCCGCGCCCGGCGTGAAGAAGGTCGCGCTCGAACTCGGCGGCAAGAACCCCAACGTCGTCTTCGCGGACGCCTGCGCCACCGACGAGAGCTTTGACACCGCCGTCGACCAGGCCCTGAACGCCGCGTTCATCCACAGCGGCCAGGTCTGCTCCGCCGGCTCGCGCCTCATCGTCGAGGAGTCCGTACGCGAGCGCTTCGTCGCGGAACTCGCCCGCCGCGCCGGCCGTATCCGCCTCGGCCGCGGCACCGAACCGGGCGTGGAGTGCGGACCGCTTGTCTCGGACCGGCAGCTCGCCAGGACCGAGGAGTACGTGGCGTCCGCCCTCGCGGAGGGCGCCGTGCTGCGCGCGGGCGGCCTCCGGCCCGACCCGTCCGACATCCGCCCGGCGGCGGGCTACTTCTACCGGCCGACCGTCCTCGACCAGTGCCACCGCGAGATGCGCGTCGTACGCGAGGAGATCTTCGGCCCGGTCCTGACCGTCGAGACGTTCCGTACGGAGGACGAGGCCGTCGCCCTCGCCAACGACACCGAGTACGGCCTCGCCGGCGCGGTCTGGAGCGCGGATCCCGGGCGGGCGCGGCGGGTGGCCGGACGGCTGCGGCACGGCACCGTATGGATCAACGACTTCCACCCGTACCTCCCGCAGGCCGAGTGGGGCGGCTTCGGCAAGTCCGGCGTCGGCCGGGAGCTGGGGCCGGCCGGGCTCGCGGAGTACCGCGAGGCGAAGCACATCTACCAGAACCTCGAACCGCGCCCGGTGCGCTGGTTCGCGGGCTGA
- a CDS encoding GMC family oxidoreductase, translating to MGSTVEYDYVVVGGGTAGSVIASRLTENPDLDVAVIEGGPSDVGRDDVLTLRRWMGLLGGELDYDYPTTEQPRGNSHIRHSRARVLGGCSSHNTLIAFKPLPSDWDEWAAAGAEGWDAGAMDPYFDRLRNNVVPVDERDRNAIARDFVDAARRALDVPRVEGFNREPFHEGVGFFDLAYHPENNKRSSASVAYLHPFLDRPNLHLLLETWAYRLELTGSRATGVRIRSADGAETLVRARREVIVCAGAVDTPRLLLHSGIGPRADLEKLGIPVVHDLPGVGENLLDHPESVIVWETDGPIPENSAMDSDAGLFVRRDPAADGPDLMFHFYQIPFTDNPERLGYERPAHGVSMTPNIPKPRSRGRLYLTSADPEVKPALDFRYFTDEDDYDGRTLVDGIRIARRVAAAEPLAHWLKREVAPGPEVTSDEELSEYARKCAHTVYHPAGTCRMGAVTDEQAVVGPDLRIRGLDSIRIADASVFPTMPAVNPMIGVLMVGEKCAELLTGGTGDDEGLNR from the coding sequence ATGGGATCCACGGTCGAGTACGACTACGTCGTCGTCGGGGGCGGCACGGCGGGCTCGGTGATCGCCTCCCGGCTCACCGAGAACCCGGACCTCGACGTCGCCGTCATCGAGGGCGGCCCCTCCGACGTCGGCCGCGACGACGTGCTGACGCTGCGCCGCTGGATGGGACTGCTCGGCGGTGAGCTGGACTACGACTATCCGACCACCGAGCAGCCGCGCGGCAATTCGCACATCCGGCACAGCCGCGCCCGCGTCCTCGGCGGCTGCTCCTCGCACAACACCCTCATCGCGTTCAAGCCGCTCCCCTCCGACTGGGACGAGTGGGCGGCGGCCGGCGCCGAGGGCTGGGACGCGGGCGCGATGGACCCGTACTTCGACCGGCTGCGCAACAACGTCGTGCCGGTCGACGAGCGCGACCGCAACGCCATCGCCCGCGACTTCGTCGACGCGGCGCGGCGCGCGCTCGACGTCCCGCGTGTCGAGGGCTTCAACCGGGAGCCGTTCCACGAGGGCGTCGGCTTCTTCGATCTCGCCTACCACCCCGAGAACAACAAGCGCTCCTCCGCCTCCGTCGCCTATCTCCACCCCTTCCTCGACCGGCCCAACCTCCATCTGCTGCTGGAGACTTGGGCGTACCGGCTGGAGCTGACGGGCAGCCGCGCAACCGGTGTGCGCATACGGTCGGCCGATGGCGCCGAGACGCTGGTCCGCGCCCGCCGCGAGGTGATCGTCTGCGCGGGCGCCGTCGACACACCGCGGCTGCTGCTGCACTCGGGCATCGGCCCCCGCGCCGATCTGGAGAAGCTCGGCATCCCGGTCGTCCACGATCTGCCGGGCGTCGGCGAGAACCTGCTCGACCACCCCGAGTCGGTGATCGTCTGGGAGACGGACGGGCCGATACCGGAGAACTCCGCGATGGACTCCGACGCGGGTCTCTTCGTACGGCGCGACCCGGCCGCCGACGGGCCCGACCTGATGTTCCACTTCTACCAGATCCCGTTCACCGACAATCCGGAGCGGCTGGGGTACGAACGCCCCGCGCACGGTGTGTCCATGACCCCGAACATCCCCAAGCCGCGCAGCCGCGGCCGGCTTTATCTGACGAGCGCGGACCCCGAGGTCAAACCAGCCCTCGACTTCCGCTACTTCACCGACGAGGACGACTACGACGGCCGTACCCTCGTGGACGGCATCCGTATCGCACGGCGGGTCGCGGCGGCCGAGCCGCTGGCACACTGGCTGAAACGGGAGGTCGCCCCCGGGCCCGAGGTCACCTCCGACGAGGAACTGAGCGAGTACGCCCGTAAGTGCGCGCACACCGTCTACCACCCTGCGGGCACCTGCCGGATGGGCGCGGTGACCGACGAACAGGCCGTCGTGGGGCCCGATCTGCGGATCCGGGGGCTCGACTCGATCCGTATCGCGGACGCCTCGGTCTTCCCGACGATGCCCGCGGTCAACCCCATGATCGGGGTCCTCATGGTCGGTGAGAAGTGCGCGGAACTGCTGACCGGTGGGACCGGCGACGACGAGGGGCTGAACCGATGA
- a CDS encoding quaternary amine ABC transporter ATP-binding protein: MFALRGLWKVFGPQADAVPHDPALAALDPAELRARTGCTAAVRDVSFDVRKGEVFVVMGLSGSGKSTLVRCLTRLIEPTSGALTMDGEDVLAMDRTRLRELRRHRAAMVFQHFGLLPHRSVLDNVAYGLEIQGMARAERRAKAAEVVGKVGLEGLEDRRPGQLSGGQQQRVGLARALAVDPQVLLFDEPFSALDPLIRRDMQEEVIRLHREERRTMVFITHDLTEALRLGDRIALMRDGRVVQLGTPEEIVGRPADAYVRDFVRDVPREQVITVGAAMRAAGPGDGDAGPELAPTATVSEAIEAVARSGEAAARVVDGRGGLLGVVDRERLLGVVAGTARMPETARMSETGTALR, encoded by the coding sequence GTGTTCGCCCTCCGCGGCCTCTGGAAAGTCTTCGGCCCCCAGGCCGACGCCGTCCCCCACGACCCCGCGCTCGCCGCCCTCGACCCCGCCGAACTGCGGGCCCGTACCGGCTGTACCGCCGCCGTCCGTGATGTCTCCTTCGACGTCCGCAAGGGCGAGGTCTTCGTCGTCATGGGGCTGTCCGGCTCCGGCAAGTCCACGCTCGTACGATGTCTCACCCGGCTCATCGAGCCGACCTCCGGCGCCCTCACCATGGATGGCGAGGACGTCCTGGCGATGGACCGGACACGCCTGCGCGAACTGCGCCGCCACCGCGCCGCCATGGTCTTCCAGCACTTCGGGCTGCTGCCGCACCGCTCGGTGCTCGACAACGTCGCGTACGGCCTGGAGATCCAGGGCATGGCCCGCGCCGAACGCCGCGCCAAGGCCGCCGAGGTCGTCGGCAAGGTCGGCCTCGAAGGGCTGGAGGACCGGCGCCCCGGCCAGCTCTCCGGCGGCCAGCAGCAGCGGGTGGGGCTGGCGCGGGCGCTTGCCGTGGATCCTCAAGTCCTGCTGTTCGACGAGCCGTTCAGCGCGCTCGACCCGCTGATCCGCCGCGACATGCAGGAGGAGGTCATCCGGCTGCACCGCGAGGAGCGGCGCACGATGGTCTTCATCACGCACGACCTGACCGAGGCGCTGCGCCTCGGCGACCGTATCGCGCTGATGCGCGACGGCCGCGTCGTACAGCTCGGCACCCCGGAGGAGATCGTCGGCCGGCCCGCCGACGCGTACGTACGGGACTTCGTCCGCGATGTGCCGCGCGAGCAGGTCATCACGGTGGGCGCCGCCATGCGCGCCGCCGGTCCCGGTGACGGCGACGCGGGCCCGGAGCTGGCGCCGACCGCGACCGTCTCCGAGGCGATCGAGGCGGTCGCGCGCTCCGGTGAGGCGGCGGCCCGCGTGGTCGACGGGCGGGGCGGCCTCCTCGGCGTCGTCGACCGGGAGCGGCTGCTCGGTGTGGTGGCGGGGACGGCGCGGATGCCGGAGACGGCTCGGATGTCGGAGACGGGAACGGCGCTGCGATGA